A genomic segment from Fundulus heteroclitus isolate FHET01 chromosome 6, MU-UCD_Fhet_4.1, whole genome shotgun sequence encodes:
- the LOC105930999 gene encoding la-related protein 6 encodes MAELACLGGTMLHLNGNSAQSNQDAEDREAELLCLKIKEHLEEMFSDGHLAEDGFLLKHMQKNKQGYVSLKLLTCLKKIKALTANWYMTLAAAECSDLLELNDECTKVRRKEPLPQWLMCSPTSRLLLIWDASEEQSGGDAADSGQPSLLLSVLQRFGIPGDVASVWILHPGEELPKELQCYAKRHRELGQLLCAVIKFNSLESVRRAFSALAEEKIDGRGLCVVPLGWQSVQGINKPDPSEKNKGDGTCSMGDPLESSPSPLTVSEETAEAHHPQACQDISSSSKNSLRGLTKRYNWTDWCSGDRNTQISQCPWVLKRKSAASAAKPVMAENLKTTGLILKVLRQPFGPGDTKGFQARRQRYDILG; translated from the exons ATGGCAGAACTGGCATGCTTAGGAGGCACAATGCTTCATCTGAACGG AAATAGCGCGCAGTCTAACCAAGACGCAGAGGACCGTGAAGCGGAGTTACTCTGCCTGAAGATCAAGGAGCACTTGGAGGAAATGTTCTCCGACGGCCACCTGGCGGAGGACGGCTTCCTGCTGAAGCACATGCAGAAGAACAAGCAGGGTTACGTCAGCCTCAAGCTTCTCACTTGTCTGAAAAAG ATAAAGGCCCTGACCGCAAACTGGTACATGACTCTTGCGGCCGCAGAGTGCTCAGACCTTCTGGAGCTGAACGACGAATGCACCAAGGTCCGACGCAAAGAGCCTCTTCCTCAGTGGCTGATGTGCTCCCCCACCAGCCGGCTCCTCCTCATCTGGGACGCTTCCGAGGAGCAGAGCGGAGGAGACGCAGCGGACTCGGGGCAGCCTTCGCTCTTGCTGAGCGTCCTCCAGAGGTTCGGGATTCCGGGTGACGTGGCTTCAGTCTGGATCCTGCATCCCGGAGAGGAGCTTCCCAAGGAACTGCAATGCTACGCCAAGCGCCACAGAGAGCTCGGCCAGCTCTTGTGTGCCGTGATCAAGTTTAATAGCTTGGAGTCGGTCCGTAGGGCCTTCAGCGCTCTCGCAGAAGAGAAGATTGATGGGAGGGGCCTGTGCGTGGTGCCTTTGGGATGGCAATCAGTGCAGGGCATCAACAAGCCTGACCCATCAGAGAAGAACAAAGGAGACGGGACATGTTCCATGGGAGATCCTCTGGAAAGTTCTCCCTCACCTCTCACGGTTTCTGAAGAAACAGCCGAAGCACACCATCCTCAAGCGTGCCAGGATATCTCCAGCTCCAGTAAGAACTCATTGCGAGGATTAACAAAGAGGTACAACTGGACAGACTGGTGCTCCGGAGACCGTAATACACAGATTTCTCAGTGCCCATGGGTACTGAAACGCAAATCTGCAGCCAGTGCAGCAAAGCCCGTGATGGCAGAGAACCTGAAAACAACTGGCTTAATACTAAAAGTCCTGCGGCAGCCCTTTGGCCCCGGTGATACTAAGGGTTTTCAAGCCAGAAGGCAGAGATACGACATTCTTGGATGA